From the genome of Nicotiana sylvestris chromosome 2, ASM39365v2, whole genome shotgun sequence, one region includes:
- the LOC138886030 gene encoding uncharacterized protein produces the protein MSGHKTTEASPDIVTGILTVQSHDVYALIDPGSTLSYVTPFVAMEFRIEPDQLHEPFSVSTPIGDSITAARVYRGCVVTVHGRDTMADLIELGMVNFDVIMGMDWLYSCFAKLDCQTRTMRLEFPNEPVVE, from the coding sequence atgagtggtcaCAAGACTACAGAGGCTTCTCCAGATATTGTTACAGGTATTttgactgtccaatctcatgatgtgtatgcacttattgaccccggttccaccttgtcctatgttaccccttttgttgctatggaatttaGGATAGAACCGGATCAGCTTCATGAGCCATTCTCGGTGTCTACTCCGATTGGTGATTCTATTACTGCTGCTCGAGTTTATAGAGGTTGTGTTGTTACGGTGCATGGTAGGGATACCATGGCTGATCTTATTGAATTAGGGATGGtcaattttgatgtaataatgggaatggattggctttattcatgttttgccaaacttgattgtcagactagaactatgaggcttgaatttcctaatgagcccgtTGTTGAATGa